The Mixta hanseatica genome includes a region encoding these proteins:
- a CDS encoding xylose ABC transporter ATP-binding protein produces MTTLLEMKNITKRFGAVKAVDDISLRLEPGEVVSLCGENGSGKSTLMKVLCGLYPAGDYQGEILFSGEPLRPATIRDTERKGIVIIHQELALVRQLTVLENIFLGSEISRGGVVDDETMALRCQRLLQQVKLDISPHTRVGELGIGQQQLVEIARALNKQVRLLILDEPTSSLTEQETGVLLEIVKDLRDHGIACVYISHKLNEVKAISDTICVIRDGKHIATRPAEGLSEDDIITMMVGRELTALYPREPHQQGEEILRVENLTAWHPVNRHLRRVNNVSFTLRRGEILGIAGLVGAGRTETVQCLTGLWPGRWEGQVTIKDYQVNPRRWDCQQAIHHGIAMVPEDRKKDGIVPLLGVGKNITLAALGQFSSPFSVLDEAREQVAISQSIRQLRVKTSSAELAVGRLSGGNQQKAVIAKCLLLNPQILILDEPTRGIDIGARVEIYKLIHQLVQQGIAIIVISSELPEVLGLSDRVLVMHEGQIKADLPNHNLTQEQVMEAALRSEHYA; encoded by the coding sequence ATGACCACGCTACTGGAAATGAAAAACATTACCAAGCGCTTCGGCGCCGTAAAGGCCGTAGACGATATTTCTTTGCGCCTTGAGCCGGGCGAGGTGGTATCGCTGTGCGGCGAAAACGGTTCCGGTAAATCTACGCTGATGAAGGTGCTGTGCGGCCTCTATCCAGCAGGCGACTATCAGGGCGAGATCCTGTTTTCCGGCGAACCGCTGCGCCCCGCCACTATCCGCGATACCGAGCGCAAAGGCATCGTGATCATTCATCAAGAGCTGGCGCTGGTCCGGCAGCTGACGGTGCTGGAAAACATCTTTCTCGGCAGTGAAATCAGCCGCGGCGGCGTAGTGGATGATGAAACCATGGCGCTACGCTGCCAGCGGCTATTGCAGCAGGTCAAGCTGGATATTTCACCGCATACGCGCGTCGGTGAGCTGGGCATTGGTCAGCAGCAGCTGGTTGAAATCGCTCGGGCGCTGAATAAACAGGTGCGCCTGCTGATTCTGGATGAGCCCACCTCCTCCCTTACCGAACAGGAAACCGGCGTGCTGCTGGAGATCGTCAAGGATCTGCGCGATCACGGCATCGCCTGCGTTTATATCTCGCACAAGCTTAACGAGGTGAAAGCGATATCCGACACCATCTGCGTGATTCGCGACGGCAAGCATATCGCTACCCGCCCGGCAGAGGGGCTGAGTGAAGACGACATTATCACCATGATGGTCGGACGCGAACTGACCGCGCTCTATCCACGTGAGCCGCATCAACAGGGCGAAGAGATCCTACGCGTAGAGAACCTGACCGCCTGGCATCCGGTTAATCGCCATCTGCGGCGGGTGAATAATGTCTCCTTTACGCTGCGGCGCGGGGAAATTCTTGGCATCGCCGGGCTGGTCGGCGCCGGACGCACCGAGACCGTTCAATGCCTTACCGGCTTGTGGCCCGGGCGCTGGGAAGGCCAGGTAACGATCAAAGATTATCAGGTTAACCCGCGCCGCTGGGACTGCCAGCAGGCGATCCATCACGGCATCGCCATGGTGCCGGAAGATCGAAAGAAAGATGGCATCGTGCCGCTGCTGGGCGTAGGGAAAAATATCACGCTGGCGGCGCTCGGCCAGTTTAGCAGCCCGTTTTCCGTGCTGGATGAGGCGCGCGAACAGGTGGCCATTAGCCAGTCTATTCGTCAGCTGCGGGTGAAAACCTCTTCCGCCGAACTGGCGGTAGGTCGTCTCAGCGGCGGCAACCAGCAGAAGGCGGTGATCGCCAAATGCCTGCTGCTTAACCCGCAAATATTGATTCTGGACGAGCCTACGCGCGGCATCGATATTGGCGCGCGCGTTGAGATTTACAAGTTGATCCACCAACTGGTGCAACAGGGCATCGCCATTATTGTGATCTCTTCCGAGCTGCCGGAAGTACTGGGATTAAGCGATCGCGTACTGGTGATGCACGAAGGACAAATCAAAGCTGACTTGCCGAACCATAACCTGACGCAGGAACAGGTGATGGAAGCGGCTCTGCGGAGTGAACATTATGCTTAA
- the xylF gene encoding D-xylose ABC transporter substrate-binding protein gives MKMKQTLLAVCAALALFSHAGNAKEVKIGMAIDDLRLERWQKDRDIFVKKAEALGASVFVQSANGSEETQMAQIENMINRGVDVLVIIPYNGQVLSNVIAEAKQEGIKVLAYDRMVNNADIDFYISFDNEKVGELQAQSLVKQVPQGNYFLMGGSPVDNNARLFRAGQMKVLKPLIEQGKIKVVGDQWVDAWLPENALKIMENALTANNNHIDAVVASNDATAGGAIQALSAQGLAGKVAISGQDADLAAIKRIMNGTQTMTVYKPISKLADDAAKIAVELGNDKQPQSNATLNNGKKEVPAWLLTPVPVDKSNIDSTVVADGFHKKSEL, from the coding sequence ATGAAAATGAAACAGACTTTACTGGCCGTTTGCGCCGCGCTGGCGCTGTTTAGCCACGCCGGCAACGCTAAAGAGGTTAAGATCGGCATGGCTATTGACGATCTGCGCCTTGAGCGCTGGCAAAAAGATCGCGATATTTTCGTCAAAAAGGCTGAAGCGCTGGGCGCCAGCGTATTTGTCCAGTCTGCCAACGGCAGCGAAGAAACCCAGATGGCGCAAATTGAAAATATGATTAATCGCGGCGTCGACGTGCTGGTTATTATTCCCTACAACGGGCAGGTATTAAGTAATGTGATTGCCGAAGCAAAGCAGGAAGGCATTAAAGTACTGGCTTACGATCGCATGGTTAATAATGCCGATATTGATTTTTATATCTCTTTTGATAATGAAAAAGTGGGCGAACTTCAGGCGCAAAGTCTGGTTAAGCAGGTGCCGCAGGGCAATTATTTTTTGATGGGTGGCTCGCCGGTGGATAATAATGCCCGCCTGTTCCGCGCCGGGCAAATGAAAGTGCTTAAGCCACTGATTGAGCAAGGTAAAATTAAAGTGGTCGGTGACCAGTGGGTTGACGCCTGGCTGCCGGAAAATGCGCTGAAAATTATGGAAAACGCCCTGACCGCCAATAATAACCATATTGATGCGGTCGTCGCCTCTAATGACGCCACCGCCGGCGGCGCGATTCAGGCGCTTTCCGCCCAGGGACTGGCGGGCAAAGTGGCTATTTCCGGGCAGGATGCGGATCTGGCGGCCATTAAGCGCATCATGAACGGCACGCAAACCATGACGGTGTATAAACCGATCAGCAAACTGGCCGACGACGCGGCGAAAATTGCCGTTGAACTCGGTAATGATAAACAGCCGCAGTCCAACGCCACGCTCAATAACGGCAAAAAAGAGGTTCCCGCCTGGCTGCTAACGCCCGTTCCGGTTGATAAGAGCAATATCGACAGCACCGTCGTCGCCGACGGCTTCCATAAAAAGAGTGAACTCTAA
- the xylA gene encoding xylose isomerase — MQAYFDQIERISYQGPDSSDPLAFRHYNPGEILLGKTMADHLRFAACYWHTFCWTGVDMFGVGAFDRPWQKAGDALEMAKRKADVAFEFFYKLNVPFYCFHDVDVSPEGDSLKSYQHNLALMTEVLQQKQQQTGVKLLWGTANCFTHPRYGAGAASNPDPEVFAWAASQVCSAMQATHQLGGENYVLWGGREGYETLLNTDLRQEREQLGRFMQMVVEHKHKTGFQGTLLIEPKPQEPTKHQYDYDVGTVYGFLKQFGLEKEIKVNVEANHATLAGHSFHHEIATAIALGIFGSVDANRGDPQLGWDTDQFPNSVEENALVMYEIIKAGGFSTGGLNFDAKVRRQSTDKYDLFYGHIGAMDTMALALKVAARMIEAGELDRRVAQRYSGWNGELGQQILQGEMSLAALASHAAQHQFNPQHQSGRQEQLENLVNSWLYR; from the coding sequence ATGCAGGCTTATTTCGATCAGATTGAACGCATTAGCTATCAGGGGCCGGACAGCAGCGATCCGCTGGCATTTCGTCACTATAATCCTGGGGAGATCCTGCTGGGCAAAACCATGGCGGACCATCTGCGCTTCGCTGCCTGCTACTGGCATACCTTCTGCTGGACCGGCGTGGATATGTTTGGCGTTGGGGCATTCGACCGTCCGTGGCAAAAGGCGGGCGATGCGCTGGAGATGGCGAAACGCAAAGCCGATGTCGCCTTTGAATTTTTCTATAAGCTGAACGTGCCGTTTTACTGCTTCCATGATGTGGATGTCTCGCCGGAAGGCGATTCGCTGAAAAGCTATCAACACAATCTGGCGTTAATGACTGAGGTACTGCAGCAGAAACAGCAGCAAACCGGCGTGAAGCTGCTGTGGGGCACCGCAAACTGCTTTACCCATCCTCGTTACGGCGCGGGCGCTGCCTCCAACCCCGATCCGGAAGTGTTCGCCTGGGCCGCCAGCCAGGTATGCAGCGCCATGCAGGCGACGCATCAGCTCGGCGGGGAAAACTATGTGTTGTGGGGCGGACGCGAAGGCTATGAAACCCTGCTGAATACCGACCTGCGTCAGGAGCGCGAGCAGTTGGGCCGCTTTATGCAAATGGTGGTAGAGCATAAACATAAAACCGGCTTCCAGGGCACGCTGCTGATCGAGCCGAAGCCGCAGGAGCCGACCAAACATCAATATGACTACGATGTAGGCACCGTTTATGGCTTCCTGAAGCAGTTTGGCCTGGAAAAAGAGATTAAAGTTAATGTGGAGGCGAACCATGCCACGCTGGCGGGCCACAGCTTCCACCATGAAATCGCTACCGCTATTGCACTGGGCATCTTCGGCTCGGTGGACGCCAACCGCGGCGATCCGCAGCTGGGCTGGGATACCGATCAGTTCCCAAACAGCGTCGAAGAAAATGCGCTGGTGATGTATGAAATTATCAAGGCGGGCGGCTTCTCCACCGGCGGGCTGAACTTTGACGCCAAAGTGCGGCGTCAGAGCACCGACAAATACGATCTGTTCTATGGCCATATCGGCGCGATGGATACCATGGCGCTGGCGTTAAAGGTCGCGGCGCGCATGATTGAAGCCGGCGAGCTGGATCGCCGCGTCGCGCAGCGCTACAGCGGCTGGAACGGCGAACTGGGCCAGCAGATCCTGCAGGGGGAGATGTCGCTGGCGGCGTTGGCCTCCCATGCGGCACAGCATCAGTTTAATCCACAGCATCAGAGCGGGCGTCAGGAGCAGTTAGAAAACCTGGTGAACAGCTGGCTGTATCGTTAA
- the xylB gene encoding xylulokinase — translation MVIGIDLGTSGVKAVLLNDEGEVIASQTEKLTVSRPQPLWSEQDADSWWQATDKAMQALRQQHALSQVQAIGLSGQMHGATLLDAQHQPLRPAILWNDGRSLAQCQQLEEAVPDARKITGNLMMPGFTAPKLLWVKQHEPAIFARIAKVLLPKDYLRWRLTGDFASDMSDAAGTLWLDVAQRRWSETLLNACGLTLAQMPTLFEGNQVTGYLQPQLAQRWGMESVPVVAGGGDNAAGAVGTGMINAGQGMLSLGTSGVYFVVSDGFLANPESAVHSFCHALPDRWHLMSVMLSAAACLDWAAALTHCADVPALLAEAERARADVPPLFFLPYLSGERTPHNNPQAKGVFFGLTHQHGRPELAQAVLEGVGYALAEGMDAVHACGIRPSSIMLIGGGARSAYWRQMLADISGQTLDYCHGGDIGPALGAARLAQLALHPEQPPEALLPALPLAQRHQPDAQRHQCYQARRAHFAKIYQQLASLMDTASL, via the coding sequence ATGGTTATCGGCATCGATTTAGGCACCTCCGGCGTAAAGGCGGTGTTGCTGAACGACGAAGGCGAAGTGATTGCGAGCCAGACGGAAAAGCTTACGGTTTCCCGTCCGCAGCCGCTGTGGAGCGAGCAGGATGCCGATAGCTGGTGGCAGGCGACCGATAAGGCGATGCAGGCGCTGCGTCAGCAGCATGCGCTGAGCCAGGTACAGGCCATTGGCCTGAGCGGGCAGATGCATGGCGCAACGTTGCTGGATGCGCAACATCAGCCGCTGCGTCCGGCGATTTTATGGAACGACGGACGCAGCCTGGCCCAGTGCCAACAGCTGGAAGAGGCGGTGCCCGACGCGCGCAAGATTACCGGCAATCTGATGATGCCGGGCTTTACCGCGCCGAAGCTGCTGTGGGTAAAGCAGCATGAGCCGGCGATCTTCGCGCGTATCGCTAAGGTGCTGTTGCCAAAGGATTATCTGCGCTGGCGGCTGACCGGCGATTTCGCCAGCGATATGTCCGACGCGGCCGGCACCCTGTGGCTGGATGTGGCGCAGCGCCGCTGGAGTGAAACGTTGCTTAACGCCTGTGGGCTAACCCTGGCGCAGATGCCGACGCTGTTTGAAGGCAACCAGGTCACCGGCTATTTGCAGCCGCAGCTGGCGCAGCGTTGGGGAATGGAAAGCGTCCCGGTGGTGGCGGGCGGCGGCGATAATGCCGCTGGCGCCGTCGGCACTGGAATGATTAACGCCGGGCAGGGCATGCTCTCGCTGGGCACCTCCGGCGTTTATTTCGTGGTAAGCGACGGTTTTCTGGCGAATCCGGAAAGCGCGGTACACAGCTTTTGCCATGCGCTGCCGGATCGCTGGCATCTGATGTCGGTAATGCTCAGCGCCGCTGCCTGTCTGGACTGGGCCGCCGCGCTTACCCATTGCGCTGATGTGCCCGCGCTGCTGGCCGAAGCCGAACGCGCGCGCGCGGATGTGCCGCCGCTGTTCTTCTTGCCCTATCTTTCCGGCGAGCGCACGCCGCACAATAATCCACAGGCGAAAGGGGTCTTTTTTGGGCTGACGCATCAGCACGGTAGGCCGGAGCTGGCGCAGGCGGTGCTGGAGGGGGTAGGGTATGCGCTGGCGGAAGGAATGGATGCGGTACACGCCTGCGGTATCAGGCCATCGAGCATTATGCTGATCGGCGGCGGCGCACGCAGCGCTTACTGGCGACAGATGCTGGCGGATATTAGCGGACAAACGCTGGATTATTGCCACGGCGGCGATATCGGTCCCGCGCTGGGTGCCGCGCGTCTGGCACAACTGGCGCTGCACCCGGAACAGCCGCCGGAGGCGCTGTTACCTGCGCTACCGTTAGCGCAGCGCCATCAGCCCGATGCGCAGCGCCATCAGTGCTATCAGGCGCGGCGGGCGCATTTTGCCAAAATTTATCAACAGCTGGCATCGCTGATGGATACCGCGTCGCTGTAA
- a CDS encoding autoinducer 2 ABC transporter substrate-binding protein yields the protein MKLKLALVSAALISACMLSGTSAAAERYEIAVVAKVTGIPWFNRMETGVNEAAKKLNVNAYQTGPATPDPAQQVKVIEDLIAKNVNAIIVVPNDAKVLEPVLKKARDKGIVVLTHESPDQQIGQWDIETIDSEKYAQANMDELAKEMGSKGGYAIYVGSLTVPLHNAWADYAIKYQKEKYPQMFEVTSRLPVAESIDKSYATTLDLMKTYPQMKGIIGFGSLGPIGAGQAVQKKRAKEKLAVVGIAMPAQAAPYLMRGDIKKALLWDPKDAGYALVTVADQLLQGKDVTADLTIDELGKADVDTEKKVIRFNKILEVTKDNAKTLGF from the coding sequence ATGAAACTCAAACTTGCCCTGGTCAGCGCCGCCCTGATTTCTGCATGCATGTTGTCTGGTACTTCCGCAGCGGCGGAAAGATATGAAATTGCCGTGGTGGCTAAAGTCACCGGTATCCCCTGGTTTAACCGCATGGAAACTGGCGTCAACGAAGCGGCTAAGAAACTGAACGTTAACGCTTATCAAACCGGACCCGCTACCCCCGATCCGGCGCAACAGGTGAAAGTGATCGAAGATCTGATCGCCAAAAACGTCAATGCCATCATCGTGGTGCCAAACGATGCCAAAGTGCTGGAGCCGGTGCTGAAAAAAGCGCGCGATAAAGGCATTGTCGTGCTGACGCATGAATCGCCCGATCAGCAGATCGGCCAGTGGGATATTGAAACTATCGACAGCGAAAAATATGCCCAGGCCAATATGGATGAGCTGGCAAAAGAGATGGGCAGCAAAGGCGGCTACGCCATTTACGTAGGCTCATTGACCGTGCCGCTGCACAACGCCTGGGCTGATTACGCCATCAAATATCAGAAAGAAAAATATCCGCAGATGTTTGAAGTGACTTCTCGTCTGCCGGTGGCGGAAAGCATCGATAAATCCTACGCCACCACGCTGGATTTGATGAAAACCTACCCGCAAATGAAAGGCATCATCGGCTTTGGATCGCTCGGCCCTATTGGCGCAGGCCAGGCGGTGCAGAAGAAACGCGCAAAAGAGAAACTGGCCGTGGTGGGCATCGCGATGCCTGCACAGGCGGCGCCCTATCTGATGCGCGGCGATATCAAAAAAGCGCTGTTGTGGGATCCGAAAGATGCCGGCTACGCGCTGGTGACCGTTGCTGACCAACTGTTACAGGGCAAAGACGTGACCGCCGATCTGACCATTGATGAATTAGGGAAAGCGGATGTCGATACCGAGAAGAAGGTGATCCGCTTTAACAAGATCCTCGAAGTCACGAAGGATAACGCTAAAACACTTGGTTTCTGA
- a CDS encoding sugar ABC transporter ATP-binding protein — protein sequence MTDATAFITLENISKQFPGVLALDKVNLSLQKGEVHCLAGQNGCGKSTIIKVISGVYHPEKGARMLLDGKLFHHLTPQLSSHYGIQVIYQDLSLFPNFSVAENIAVNRYLPGGDIWVRRGAMKQQALAAMKRIGVRLDPDKKVEKLSIADRQLVAICRAIAADARLVIMDEPTASLTRQEVNGLLRVVNELKAAGICVVFVSHRLDEVMEVADRISVMRDGKLVGTFPAAELNSHELAFLMTGQRFHYSPLPEKPPAEQAPMLELHGLSRKGKYHNINLSLRSGEIVSIVGLLGAGRTELCLSLFGMTQPESGEIRINGRAVTLRNNRDAIKHGIGYVSEDRLTQGLIMEQSIYDNTLVTVFDRLHTRSGLLDRRKARRLVADLIGELNIKVSDPHLPVKTLSGGNAQRIAIAKWVATDPRILILDSPTVGVDIANKEGIYQIARKLAEQGLAVLMICDEIPEAYYNSHRVLVMRRGELVAEFNPHRCTEQEIAEVVEVIHE from the coding sequence ATGACAGACGCCACCGCATTTATCACTCTTGAGAATATCAGCAAGCAATTTCCCGGCGTGCTGGCGCTGGATAAGGTGAACCTGTCGCTGCAAAAAGGCGAAGTTCACTGTCTGGCGGGGCAGAACGGCTGCGGTAAAAGCACCATTATTAAAGTGATCTCCGGGGTTTATCATCCCGAAAAAGGGGCGCGCATGCTGCTGGATGGCAAACTATTCCATCATCTGACGCCACAGCTCTCCAGCCATTACGGCATTCAGGTAATTTACCAGGATCTTTCGCTGTTCCCTAACTTCAGCGTGGCGGAGAACATCGCGGTTAACCGTTATCTGCCCGGCGGCGATATCTGGGTGCGTCGCGGCGCAATGAAACAGCAGGCGCTGGCGGCGATGAAACGCATTGGGGTCAGGCTCGATCCGGATAAAAAAGTCGAAAAACTCTCTATTGCCGATCGCCAACTGGTGGCTATTTGTCGCGCTATTGCCGCCGATGCCCGTCTGGTGATTATGGATGAACCGACCGCCTCCCTGACGCGGCAAGAGGTTAACGGCCTGCTAAGGGTGGTTAACGAACTGAAAGCCGCTGGCATCTGCGTGGTGTTTGTCAGCCACCGTCTGGATGAAGTGATGGAAGTGGCGGACCGTATTAGCGTCATGCGTGACGGCAAGCTGGTCGGCACTTTTCCAGCGGCGGAACTGAACAGTCATGAACTGGCGTTCCTGATGACAGGACAACGCTTCCACTATAGCCCTCTCCCCGAAAAACCGCCTGCCGAACAGGCGCCGATGCTGGAACTGCATGGCTTAAGCCGCAAAGGCAAATACCACAATATTAACTTATCGCTGCGTAGTGGAGAGATTGTCTCTATTGTCGGCCTGCTGGGCGCCGGACGTACTGAACTCTGTTTAAGCCTGTTTGGCATGACGCAGCCGGAGAGCGGAGAAATTCGCATTAACGGCCGGGCGGTCACGCTGCGCAATAACCGTGATGCGATAAAGCATGGGATCGGCTACGTCTCAGAGGATCGTCTGACGCAGGGGCTGATCATGGAGCAGTCGATCTACGACAACACCCTTGTTACGGTCTTCGATCGGCTGCATACCCGCAGCGGCCTGCTCGATCGTCGCAAAGCGCGCAGGCTGGTGGCCGATCTGATTGGCGAGCTGAATATCAAAGTTTCCGATCCGCACCTGCCGGTGAAAACCCTCTCCGGCGGTAATGCGCAAAGGATAGCCATCGCTAAATGGGTCGCCACCGACCCGCGCATCTTAATTCTCGATTCGCCTACGGTCGGCGTGGATATCGCCAACAAAGAGGGGATTTATCAGATTGCCCGCAAGCTGGCGGAGCAGGGGCTGGCGGTGCTGATGATTTGCGATGAAATTCCGGAAGCTTATTACAACAGCCATCGCGTGCTGGTGATGCGTCGCGGCGAACTGGTGGCGGAGTTTAATCCTCATCGCTGTACGGAACAGGAGATTGCTGAAGTGGTTGAGGTGATCCATGAATAA
- a CDS encoding ABC transporter permease: protein MNNRLSHIAGQHEFWLGLLVIALGVGLSVSTDEFLSLGNLTDVATSYAILGILACGLFVVLISGGIDISFPAITAIAQYVMASWIIAHGGNFALALVMSIAVGLLLGLVNGFLVYWLRVPAIIITIATLNVYYGLLVYATKGTWLYGFPDWFMNGINWFSFTAADGYDYGLTLPLLCLAGTIIVTALLMNYTRLGRQIYAMGGNRDAASRLGLNLLKLHFYVYGYMGILAGIAAVVQAQITQSVAPNSLLGFELTVLAAVVLGGTSMTGGRGTLTGTLLGVVLLAFLQNGLTLLSVSSYWHTVFSGAIILVSISATAWNEKRKLAREL, encoded by the coding sequence ATGAATAATCGTCTTTCCCATATCGCCGGGCAGCACGAGTTCTGGCTTGGACTGCTGGTTATCGCGCTTGGCGTTGGATTAAGCGTCAGCACTGATGAGTTCCTCTCGCTGGGCAACCTGACGGATGTCGCTACCAGCTATGCCATCCTGGGCATCCTCGCCTGCGGCCTGTTTGTGGTGCTGATTTCCGGCGGGATCGATATTTCGTTTCCGGCCATCACCGCCATTGCGCAGTATGTAATGGCAAGCTGGATCATCGCTCACGGCGGCAACTTCGCGCTGGCGCTGGTGATGTCTATCGCCGTTGGGCTGCTGCTTGGGCTGGTTAACGGCTTTCTGGTTTACTGGCTGCGCGTGCCGGCAATTATCATTACCATCGCCACGCTGAATGTCTATTACGGGCTGTTGGTCTACGCCACCAAAGGCACCTGGCTGTATGGCTTCCCGGACTGGTTTATGAATGGCATTAACTGGTTCTCCTTCACCGCCGCCGACGGCTACGACTATGGCCTTACTCTGCCGCTGTTGTGCCTGGCGGGCACGATTATTGTTACCGCGCTGTTGATGAACTACACCCGTCTCGGTCGTCAGATCTACGCGATGGGCGGCAACCGTGATGCAGCTTCGCGCCTGGGGTTGAACCTGCTAAAGCTGCATTTTTACGTCTACGGCTATATGGGCATTCTCGCCGGGATCGCCGCCGTGGTACAGGCGCAGATTACCCAGTCCGTTGCGCCGAACTCGCTGCTTGGCTTTGAGCTGACGGTACTGGCGGCGGTGGTGCTGGGCGGCACCAGCATGACCGGCGGCCGCGGTACCCTGACCGGTACCCTGCTGGGCGTTGTTCTGCTGGCCTTTTTGCAAAACGGCCTGACGCTGCTTAGCGTCTCCTCTTACTGGCACACTGTATTCAGCGGCGCCATTATCCTGGTCAGTATCAGCGCCACGGCCTGGAATGAAAAACGCAAACTTGCAAGGGAGCTTTGA
- a CDS encoding ABC transporter permease: MKPFARFLPGDAIIRLQCVIIIAVALAFALLLGGRFFSVANFQSIGSQLPILGMLALGMGITMLTGGINLSIIAGANSCSLVMAAIIVSHPDNPLFLLLALLAGMAVAVAIGTLNGALIAWVGVSPILATLGTMTLISGLNILLSDGTVISGFPAAIQFLGNATVVGIPVALLLFLVVALLLWVLLEHTTLGRSIYLVGSNEQATRYSGVNTVRVQIAVYVISALLGWVAAILMMAKFNSAKAGYGESYLLVTILASVLGGINPDGGFGRIVGLVLALVVLQMLESGFNLLGISSYLTMALWGTVLILFIALQNRKA, encoded by the coding sequence ATGAAACCATTCGCCAGATTTTTACCCGGTGATGCCATCATCCGTCTGCAATGCGTGATCATTATCGCGGTTGCGCTGGCTTTCGCACTGCTGCTGGGCGGCCGGTTTTTTAGCGTCGCCAACTTTCAATCTATCGGCTCGCAGCTGCCGATCCTGGGCATGCTGGCGTTGGGCATGGGCATAACCATGCTAACCGGCGGCATTAACCTGTCGATTATCGCCGGGGCTAACAGCTGCTCGCTGGTAATGGCGGCGATTATCGTTAGCCATCCTGATAACCCGCTGTTTCTGCTGCTGGCGCTGCTGGCGGGGATGGCGGTGGCAGTCGCTATCGGCACGCTGAACGGGGCGCTGATCGCCTGGGTCGGCGTCTCGCCGATTCTCGCCACGCTGGGCACTATGACGCTGATTTCCGGCCTGAATATCCTGCTTTCCGACGGCACGGTGATTTCAGGTTTTCCAGCGGCGATTCAGTTCCTCGGCAACGCGACGGTTGTCGGCATTCCCGTCGCGCTGTTGCTCTTCCTGGTGGTGGCGCTGCTGCTGTGGGTGCTGCTGGAACATACCACGCTGGGCCGCAGCATTTACCTGGTCGGCTCTAATGAACAGGCGACCCGCTACAGCGGTGTGAATACCGTGCGCGTGCAGATTGCGGTGTATGTCATTTCTGCGCTGCTCGGCTGGGTAGCCGCCATTTTGATGATGGCGAAATTCAATTCGGCGAAGGCCGGCTATGGCGAATCGTACCTGCTGGTCACCATTCTTGCGTCGGTGCTTGGCGGCATCAACCCCGATGGCGGTTTTGGCCGCATCGTCGGTCTGGTGCTGGCGCTAGTGGTGCTACAGATGCTGGAAAGCGGTTTTAACCTGCTGGGGATCAGCAGTTATCTGACGATGGCGCTCTGGGGCACCGTTCTCATTCTTTTTATCGCATTACAGAACCGTAAAGCCTGA